A genomic segment from Pseudomonadota bacterium encodes:
- the chrA gene encoding chromate efflux transporter, producing MNDSAKPSSEVAAPATVSLREAFWYWLQLGFISFGGPAGQISIMHQELVERRRWISERRFLHALNYCMVLPGPEAQQLATYIGWLMHGTWGGILAGCLFVLPSLFILIGLGWIYMAFGQVPAVAGVLYGIKPAVTAIVVFAAYRIGSRALKNGVLWSLAALAFVAIFIFDIPFPYIVLGAGLIGAVGGRLAPTKFKVGGGHQAAKASFGPALIGDATPTPDHAKFSSSRLIGIAMAGIAIWAGTLGALIAYNGWNGALAQMGWFFTKAALLTFGGAYAVLPYVYQGAVEHYQWLTGTQMIDGLALGETTPGPLIMVVTFVGFVGAWTKALLGPDALFLAGAAGATVATFFTFLPSFLFILIGGPLVEATHGDLKFTAPLTGITAAVVGVILNLAVFFAYHVLWPQGLGATFEWFSALMGLAASVALFRYNVGIIPVIGACGAVGLMYRLSKPLLF from the coding sequence ATGAATGATTCTGCCAAGCCGTCTTCGGAAGTCGCAGCGCCCGCCACAGTGAGCCTCCGGGAGGCGTTCTGGTATTGGTTACAGCTAGGCTTCATCAGCTTCGGCGGTCCGGCGGGGCAGATTTCAATCATGCACCAGGAGTTGGTCGAGCGGCGCCGTTGGATCTCGGAGCGCCGCTTCCTGCATGCACTAAACTACTGCATGGTATTGCCTGGCCCCGAGGCACAGCAGCTCGCGACCTATATCGGCTGGCTCATGCATGGGACCTGGGGTGGGATCCTTGCCGGTTGCCTCTTCGTGTTGCCGTCGCTTTTCATTCTGATCGGGCTCGGGTGGATCTACATGGCCTTCGGCCAGGTTCCCGCGGTGGCTGGGGTCTTGTATGGCATCAAGCCCGCGGTCACGGCCATCGTCGTCTTTGCCGCCTACCGGATCGGCTCGCGGGCGCTGAAAAATGGGGTCTTGTGGTCGTTGGCGGCCCTTGCTTTCGTCGCCATCTTCATCTTTGATATCCCGTTCCCCTACATCGTCTTAGGGGCGGGGCTCATCGGCGCCGTAGGAGGGCGGCTCGCCCCTACGAAGTTCAAGGTGGGGGGTGGTCACCAGGCGGCGAAGGCGAGTTTTGGACCGGCGCTCATCGGCGATGCCACGCCTACACCTGACCACGCCAAGTTTAGCTCGAGTAGGCTGATTGGCATCGCGATGGCCGGCATCGCGATTTGGGCGGGGACGCTGGGTGCGCTGATCGCCTACAACGGGTGGAACGGAGCGCTCGCGCAGATGGGTTGGTTCTTCACCAAGGCGGCACTCTTGACCTTCGGTGGGGCGTACGCGGTCTTGCCCTATGTCTACCAGGGTGCAGTGGAACATTATCAGTGGCTGACCGGGACCCAGATGATCGATGGCCTCGCCTTGGGCGAGACGACACCGGGGCCGCTCATCATGGTGGTGACGTTCGTGGGCTTCGTTGGCGCCTGGACCAAGGCCTTGCTTGGACCGGATGCCTTATTCCTGGCCGGCGCCGCCGGGGCCACGGTGGCCACCTTCTTCACCTTCCTGCCCTCGTTTCTCTTTATTTTGATCGGCGGACCGCTGGTCGAAGCGACCCACGGCGATCTGAAGTTCACTGCGCCGCTCACGGGCATCACGGCGGCCGTCGTCGGCGTCATACTCAATCTCGCGGTGTTCTTTGCCTATCATGTGCTCTGGCCTCAGGGACTCGGTGCGACCTTCGAGTGGTTTTCCGCCCTGATGGGCCTGGCCGCATCCGTGGCGCTCTTTCGCTATAACGTCGGGATCATTCCCGTTATCGGCGCATGCGGCGCTGTCGGGCTGATGTATCGCTTATCTAAGCCGTTACTGTTCTAA
- a CDS encoding MerC domain-containing protein: MHDFMKQFAGLVGAAIAAACCLGISAVIAAVGAVGLGFLIHDAYLFPIFVGFIALSLWLLYRSARGHADIAPFWLGLGGGVFGAAGLWLLVTGLYPMPWSVYGGLALLVAGSVWDVVNGRRAAACAPQEREGPDASVTGDANKPELGMRVAKGAALSVAAAAAFYAMYKSVDAVAPQAEAGEIACWGISSCKGTSACTTAFNACNGQNACKGRLMPK, translated from the coding sequence ATGCACGACTTTATGAAACAGTTTGCCGGGCTCGTGGGCGCAGCCATCGCGGCCGCGTGCTGCCTAGGAATATCGGCGGTCATTGCCGCGGTGGGCGCCGTGGGTCTCGGGTTCCTGATCCACGATGCCTATCTCTTTCCCATCTTCGTGGGGTTTATCGCTTTGAGCCTATGGCTCCTCTACCGCTCCGCGCGGGGTCATGCGGACATCGCCCCCTTCTGGTTGGGCTTAGGCGGTGGCGTTTTCGGCGCAGCGGGCTTGTGGCTCTTGGTCACGGGGCTCTACCCGATGCCATGGTCGGTGTATGGAGGGCTCGCGCTGTTGGTTGCGGGCAGCGTGTGGGATGTGGTCAACGGCCGGCGCGCCGCGGCGTGTGCCCCGCAAGAGCGTGAGGGACCTGACGCCTCGGTTACGGGGGATGCGAACAAGCCGGAGCTTGGGATGCGCGTGGCCAAGGGCGCAGCCCTAAGCGTGGCGGCGGCCGCGGCCTTCTATGCGATGTACAAGTCCGTCGATGCCGTGGCGCCCCAGGCCGAGGCGGGTGAGATCGCCTGCTGGGGCATCAGTTCCTGCAAGGGCACAAGCGCGTGCACGACCGCGTTCAATGCCTGCAACGGCCAGAACGCGTGCAAGGGCCGATTGATGCCGAAGTAA